A region of the bacterium genome:
ACCGCTTCTTCGACCTCGGCCGTCAAGCTCCTGCGCCGAACCGGCAGTGTAATCCCGCCCCGGATACCGACGATGTCGTCACCGTTGCCTTCCGGCGGCTGAAGCCGGCCGGCGGCGTCGCTCCTCGGGTCGACCACCGTGTAGGTCAGTCCGAGGCTGAAATCCGGCCGCCGCGATTTTTCCGCGAGCTCGACTCGCGTCCGCGCGTTTCGGATCCTGGCCTCAGCCGCATGCAGCTCCGGGCGCAGGTGCTGCGCCTTTTCGAGGAGTGGCTCCAGATTGAGCGAGATTTCGGGGATCGTCGGCATCCCTTCGGCCAAGATCGGCGTCAAGGCGGGGCGATCGCGCAACGTGTTGAGGCGGGCCTCCAGACCGATCCGGCGCCTTCGAATCTCCAGCAGGTCGTTCTCGGCAAGGGTAATCTCCGCCTGCAGCTTGACCACTCCCTGGCCGCGACCAGCTCCGGTCGCGTATCGAGCCCGAGCGATCTCCTCGTGCTGAGAGAGATGGTCCCGAAGCTCCTCCCCGATCACCCTGCGTCGGTCGAGGTACAGAAGCTCATAGAACAAGCGCCGGGTCTCGGTGAGGAGCTCGAGGCGCAGTGCCTCGACCTCGGCATCGAGAGCCGCTGCCTCCAGAAGAGCGGTCCGTTCTTTGAGCGCCAGCTTGCCGGCCCACGGGACCGCCTGCGCCAGAACCACCGCGATCTGCTGGGGACCGGTTCGCGTCTCCGGCGAGTCCAGGAACGTCGTCAGGCTGGCGGTCGGATCCGGCAATGCTCGCAGCCGCGGCGCGCGGTGTCTGGCGGCCAGGGCCCGTGCCGCGGCGGCGGCGATGTCTGGATTGCGCTCCAGCACCTCCACGGCGAGCTGGCGCAAAGGTGGCTGTTGGATGCCCTTCAGAATTGGGGCTAGCCCGGTCTCACTGCCCGGTTCGCCCTC
Encoded here:
- a CDS encoding TolC family protein, whose translation is MFAKRRFVALLLVATVTGSAVSQAAAEGEPGSETGLAPILKGIQQPPLRQLAVEVLERNPDIAAAAARALAARHRAPRLRALPDPTASLTTFLDSPETRTGPQQIAVVLAQAVPWAGKLALKERTALLEAAALDAEVEALRLELLTETRRLFYELLYLDRRRVIGEELRDHLSQHEEIARARYATGAGRGQGVVKLQAEITLAENDLLEIRRRRIGLEARLNTLRDRPALTPILAEGMPTIPEISLNLEPLLEKAQHLRPELHAAEARIRNARTRVELAEKSRRPDFSLGLTYTVVDPRSDAAGRLQPPEGNGDDIVGIRGGITLPVRRRSLTAEVEEAVGHETAAEEGLRATRAEIVAAIGDLAQRLELDWRQLRLIDDLLVVQAEEAEESALAGYIAGTLDALALLDAEHVRFEAHTALARAQADYLIGIAELEGAIGAPLESRVKVPSHDA